From Paenibacillus sp. PvR098:
ACTGGGTGTCTTGGGAGCTCTATGCTTGTTCAGCGGAGTGGTTTTGTCAGCTTACAACAAAGAAATGGCAGTGTGGAGCCTGGGAATCGCCTTTGTCTCGGCGGCTGTGATTGTCGCGATCGTGATCCGGATATTCAGGCACCGTGGTGTTTGGAATCGTTTCATCTTGAGTGAGAAGCTGACAACGGAGCAAGGATACGTGTCCGCATCGTCCCGGAAGGAATTGCTTGGCCAAACCGCTCTTGCGCTAACGCCGCTCCGGCCTGCAGGAACAGCAGCCTTCGGTGAGGAACGTGTAGATGTCGTCACTTCAGGCGAATTTGTCGCAGCTGGCCGCCCTGTGACGGTCGTTCAGGTCGAAGGTTCGCGAATCGTTGTTAAAGAATTGAAAGAAGTTTAGACGAAAAATGAGATAGGATGGTGTTTGTATGGATGCTTCTCTAATTACGTTTTTATTGCTCGTGGTGGTTGCGATCATCGCGTTGTCGGTGTTTTTCACCTTCGTTCCGGTGATGCTGTGGATTTCTGCACTCGCTTCCGGCGTGCGGGTCGGCATCATTACGCTCGTGGCTATGCGCCTTCGTCGCGTTATTCCGAGCCGGATCGTCAACCCGATGATTAAAGCGACCAAAGCCGGTTTGGATTTAAGCATAAATCAATTGGAAAGTCACTTCTTGGCGGGCGGTAACGTGGATCGCGTCGTGAATGCGCTTATTGCGGCGCACCGCGCCAACATTCATTTGGAGTTTGCACGGGCGGCTGCTATTGATCTGGCGGGCCGGGATGTGCTCCAAGCAGTACAAATGAGCGTTAACCCGCGTGTGATTGAAACACCTACGGTTTCTGCCGTAGCCAAAGACGGTATTGAAGTGAAGGTTCTTGCAAGAGTAACGGTTCGTGCCAACATTGACCGACTTGTCGGGGGTGCGGGGGAAGAGACTATCATTGCCCGTGTAGGCGAAGGGATTGTCACCACTGTCGGTTCCAGCAACTCTCACAAGGACGTGTTGGAAAACCCGGATATGATTTCGCGTACGGTATTGGGCAAAGGCTTGGATGCCGGAACGGCCTTTGAAATTTTATCCATCGATATTGCCGATGTGGACGTAGGTAAAAATATCGGCGCCATTCTGCAGACGGAGCAGGCGGAAGCAGACAAGCAGATCGCACAGGCTAAAGCGGAAGAACGCCGGGCGATGGCTGTTGCCCTGGAGCAGGAGATGAACGCGCGCGTCGTGGAGATGAAGGCTAAAGTGGTTGAAGCTGAATCCCAAGTTCCTCAAGCGATGGCCGATGCGCTTCGTGAAGGCAAAATGGGCGTGATGGACTATATGAACCTGAAAAACATCGAAGCTGACACCCAAATGCGTTCCGGTCTTGGAAAAATGAACAACCCGGATAAGAACAACGGAGACGCTTAAGCGTCTTTCGTTCGGAAAGGCGGGAATGAATGATGGGGATTATAGAGTTTATTCTCAACAACTGGTTCATTCTGGTGATTATTTATATTGTGATAAGCACCTTCACGAAAAATAAAAAAGGCAGAGCCGAACAGCCGGATAAGCCGAACCGGCCTGCAAGACCGGCTCCCGGAGGCATGCCTTCGTTCGGCGGCGACGGTCCTGGCTTGCCTAAACGCACCAAGGAGCGTCAGGGGCCCATGGCTGCACCGCCTGCCGAGAATCGAGCGATTGTTCCTCAGGAAATCCGTCAGGAGCCTGCGCCAGCACAAGCTCCGCGGCCAGAGAGGATGCAGCGGTCAAGGTCTACGCCGCAAACACAAGCATCAGGCCTCCGGAGGCCTTCCGTACGGCAGCAAAGCCCCGTGACGGCCTCGTTCCGTCCGACGCCCGAGGATTTAGCACGCGGCGTGCTATGGGCCGAGATTCTGGGCCCGCCGCGAGCCAAACGTCCTTACCGGCGGTGAAATCTTAAAGCATCTAATCACTGATCTTTTGATCAGCGGTTGGGTGCTTTTTTTATGATGGCAGATGATATTGGGCGCAGCTAAGCCTTCTAAGGGCATATTTTCAGTTTGCAGGCATATGGTGTAAATAGCCCGTGTTCTGGCTTTTGGATGCCTGAAGGGCAGTTTACGGAGGAGGTAACGTATGCGCAGATTGACCCGTAGATTCAATCAATGGACCGCCAAACTGCTCGACCTGCCTCAGGACGTAGCGATGGACTTGCCCCGCATGACGATGATCGGCAACATGCAGCTGTATATTGAAAATCACCGGGGGGTCCTGCATTTTTCAGGCGATTTGCTTACTCTGGCTTTGACAAAAGGCCGGGTTGAGGTATATGGCTCGGAGCTTG
This genomic window contains:
- the yqfC gene encoding sporulation protein YqfC produces the protein MRRLTRRFNQWTAKLLDLPQDVAMDLPRMTMIGNMQLYIENHRGVLHFSGDLLTLALTKGRVEVYGSELVIRAILSEEVFIEGVIRDIKYIP
- the floA gene encoding flotillin-like protein FloA (flotillin-like protein involved in membrane lipid rafts), with the protein product MDASLITFLLLVVVAIIALSVFFTFVPVMLWISALASGVRVGIITLVAMRLRRVIPSRIVNPMIKATKAGLDLSINQLESHFLAGGNVDRVVNALIAAHRANIHLEFARAAAIDLAGRDVLQAVQMSVNPRVIETPTVSAVAKDGIEVKVLARVTVRANIDRLVGGAGEETIIARVGEGIVTTVGSSNSHKDVLENPDMISRTVLGKGLDAGTAFEILSIDIADVDVGKNIGAILQTEQAEADKQIAQAKAEERRAMAVALEQEMNARVVEMKAKVVEAESQVPQAMADALREGKMGVMDYMNLKNIEADTQMRSGLGKMNNPDKNNGDA